The following are encoded together in the Methylomonas methanica MC09 genome:
- a CDS encoding restriction endonuclease subunit S produces the protein MSSESHTCTVEELVASGILAPPLDGNHGAIHPKASDFVPSGIPFIMASDMHDGRVDTTNCAFISQKQASSLRKGFSKSGDVLLSHKATIGRTALVGDMGYPYLVLTPQVTYYRVLKPTLLNNRFLKYYFDSQPFQETLAAWAGSGSTRAYLGITAQRKLPITLPPISTQKAIAETVGALDDRIALLRETNATLEAIAQALFKSWFVDFDPVHAKQLGRIPEGAVQGSTSAAQGRMPLAALDEATAALFPDSFEESVLGLVPRGWRAAPIGDVVEIVGGGTPDTKEPSFWEPAEHCWTTPKDLSGIHSPILLSTDRKLSTKGLAKVSSGLLPTGTLLMSSRAPIGYLAIAQVPLAINQGYIAILPASELPPLFMLYWCRQNMDNIKGRANGSTFMEISKKAFRPIPAVVPNSKVIKAFVDVVGALFERLVENEKQAQTLATLRDTLLPRLISGQLRLPEAEAMLETV, from the coding sequence ATGAGTTCTGAATCCCATACATGTACGGTCGAAGAACTGGTGGCAAGCGGGATTCTGGCCCCACCCCTTGATGGCAACCACGGTGCGATTCATCCCAAGGCTTCAGATTTTGTGCCATCTGGTATCCCATTCATTATGGCCTCAGATATGCACGATGGTCGTGTCGATACCACGAACTGCGCCTTCATTTCCCAGAAGCAGGCATCAAGCTTGCGTAAAGGCTTTTCCAAATCTGGTGATGTATTGCTTTCCCACAAGGCGACGATAGGTCGAACTGCGCTTGTCGGGGATATGGGCTATCCGTATTTGGTGCTGACGCCACAAGTTACCTATTACCGTGTCCTCAAACCAACACTGCTGAACAACCGTTTCCTCAAGTATTACTTTGACTCGCAGCCATTTCAAGAAACTTTGGCGGCATGGGCGGGATCTGGCTCAACAAGGGCATATCTGGGAATAACTGCGCAACGAAAGCTTCCGATCACTCTGCCACCAATTAGCACGCAGAAGGCAATAGCAGAAACAGTCGGTGCACTCGACGACCGAATCGCCCTCCTGCGCGAAACCAACGCCACGCTGGAAGCCATCGCCCAGGCGCTGTTCAAATCGTGGTTTGTCGATTTCGACCCTGTCCACGCCAAACAACTAGGCCGTATCCCGGAAGGCGCTGTACAGGGAAGTACGAGTGCCGCGCAAGGCAGGATGCCGTTAGCGGCCCTGGATGAAGCCACCGCCGCGCTGTTTCCCGATAGTTTTGAGGAATCGGTATTGGGGTTGGTGCCGAGGGGGTGGCGGGCTGCTCCAATTGGTGATGTCGTTGAAATTGTAGGTGGCGGAACGCCTGATACTAAAGAGCCTAGTTTTTGGGAGCCTGCCGAGCATTGCTGGACAACCCCTAAAGACCTTTCTGGGATTCACTCCCCCATTCTATTGAGCACTGATCGGAAGCTTTCCACAAAAGGGCTGGCAAAGGTCAGCTCCGGCTTGCTGCCCACTGGTACTTTGTTGATGTCATCACGTGCGCCAATTGGTTATCTTGCTATTGCCCAAGTGCCGCTAGCTATCAATCAGGGCTACATCGCCATATTGCCAGCTAGCGAATTGCCACCACTATTTATGCTTTATTGGTGTAGACAGAATATGGATAACATCAAAGGCCGTGCCAACGGCTCAACATTTATGGAAATTAGCAAAAAAGCGTTTCGCCCAATTCCTGCTGTTGTACCGAACTCAAAGGTGATTAAAGCATTTGTCGATGTTGTGGGGGCTTTATTTGAGCGTTTGGTTGAAAACGAAAAACAAGCCCAAACCCTCGCCACCCTCCGCGACACCCTGTTACCCCGCCTAATCTCGGGCCAGCTCCGCCTGCCGGAAGCTGAAGCCATGCTGGAGACTGTCTGA
- a CDS encoding PDDEXK nuclease domain-containing protein: MSSDRPVMPARPAGYGDFLVDIKKQIRQCQHQALRAVNKELLALYWWLGENISRRQSEEGWGKSVVENLAADLQAEFPGRNGFSVQNLWAMRQFYGEYKDKPILQSLIGEISWAKNLLIMARCKDDLEREFYLRATARFGWTTKVLQHQLDNQSYRQYLSGQTNFDAAVPESVKAQAMLAVKDHYTFDFLGLADAHSERELEEALVRNLRRFLDEMGGYFAFVGNQYRLEADGKDYFIDLLLFHRRLRCLVAIELKIGEFKPEHKGQIEFYLDQLDQHHRLDGENPAIGIVICRSKTRTVVEYALRTTNHPLGIATYTVTPQLPADYRNDLPSPEQIAERLKGWGEMDGEGAGV; this comes from the coding sequence ATGAGTTCTGATCGTCCTGTGATGCCAGCAAGGCCAGCGGGTTATGGCGACTTTCTCGTCGATATCAAAAAGCAAATCCGCCAGTGTCAACATCAGGCTCTCCGGGCAGTCAACAAGGAACTGCTGGCTCTGTACTGGTGGTTGGGCGAAAACATCAGCCGCCGTCAGTCTGAAGAGGGCTGGGGCAAGTCGGTTGTCGAAAATCTGGCCGCCGACTTGCAGGCGGAGTTTCCGGGGCGTAACGGGTTTTCCGTCCAGAACTTGTGGGCGATGCGCCAGTTTTACGGCGAATACAAGGACAAGCCAATTCTCCAATCACTGATAGGAGAAATCAGCTGGGCAAAAAATCTGCTGATCATGGCGCGCTGCAAGGACGATCTGGAACGCGAGTTTTACCTGCGCGCCACTGCCCGTTTCGGCTGGACAACCAAAGTGCTACAACACCAGCTCGACAACCAGAGTTACCGGCAATATCTCAGCGGGCAAACCAACTTTGACGCCGCCGTACCGGAAAGCGTCAAGGCGCAAGCCATGCTGGCGGTCAAAGATCACTACACCTTCGATTTTCTCGGGCTGGCTGACGCGCATTCCGAACGCGAACTGGAAGAAGCACTGGTCCGCAACCTGCGCCGCTTCCTTGACGAAATGGGTGGTTATTTTGCCTTTGTTGGCAACCAATACCGGCTGGAGGCAGATGGTAAGGACTACTTCATTGACCTGCTGCTCTTCCACCGCCGCCTGCGCTGTCTGGTCGCTATTGAGCTGAAAATTGGCGAATTCAAACCGGAACATAAAGGCCAGATTGAGTTCTACCTCGATCAGCTCGACCAGCACCACCGGCTGGACGGCGAAAACCCCGCTATTGGCATCGTTATTTGCCGCAGTAAAACCAGAACCGTGGTCGAGTATGCGCTACGCACCACCAACCACCCGTTGGGTATTGCGACTTACACCGTCACCCCGCAACTCCCGGCAGACTACCGTAATGACCTGCCTAGCCCGGAACAGATCGCCGAACGACTGAAGGGCTGGGGCGAGATGGATGGCGAGGGGGCTGGGGTATGA
- a CDS encoding RES family NAD+ phosphorylase → MFRAHHPMWSYDPLSGNGAKKHGGRFNPPGCTALYLSLDPTTAWMEAQQGFPFKPQPMTLVAYEIDCAKIADLNDEKLLVNLGSSPQELSCAWEDLALQHQVPPTWRLAEQLRALEVSGIQVRSFASGCTAKNQNLVLWDWSDAEPNAVRVIDDFGRLPKTPDSWHGH, encoded by the coding sequence GTGTTTCGTGCCCATCACCCGATGTGGTCTTACGATCCCTTGTCCGGTAATGGCGCCAAGAAACATGGCGGACGCTTCAACCCGCCCGGCTGTACGGCGCTTTATCTGTCGCTTGATCCGACCACCGCCTGGATGGAGGCTCAGCAAGGTTTTCCTTTTAAACCGCAACCCATGACCTTAGTCGCTTACGAGATTGATTGCGCGAAGATCGCCGACCTTAACGATGAAAAGCTATTGGTAAACTTGGGCAGCTCGCCCCAAGAATTGAGCTGCGCATGGGAAGATTTAGCTCTTCAACATCAAGTGCCGCCAACATGGCGATTGGCTGAGCAATTGCGAGCACTTGAGGTTTCCGGAATTCAGGTGCGTAGTTTTGCTTCTGGCTGTACCGCTAAAAACCAAAATCTGGTGTTATGGGATTGGTCTGATGCAGAACCTAATGCTGTTCGAGTCATTGATGACTTTGGCAGGCTACCAAAAACCCCGGATTCATGGCATGGCCATTAA
- a CDS encoding IS3 family transposase (programmed frameshift), protein MVREHQGEYPSEWAAIQSISAKFGCTAETLRRWLRQTQKTNEIRQDSASSSDSERIKALEREVRELRQANEILRKASAYFCAGGARPPVQTMNAFIDEHRKAYGVEPICKVLPIAPSTYYRHAARTANPELRSTRAKQDEALCQEIRRVWDESFQNYGARKVWIQLKREGLTVARCTVERLMKNLGLKGVRRGKTIKTTISDADAVCPLDRVNRQFNAERPNALWVADFTYVKTWQGFVYVAFVVDVFARYIVGWKVSSSAHTDFVLDALEQALHDRQPQRDGSLIHHSDRGVQYVSIRYTERLSEAGVEASVGSVGDSYDNALAETINGLYKAELIHKQSWKNREAVELATLTWVDWFNHQRLLGPIGNIPPAEAEAMYYQQLSESAKAA, encoded by the exons ATGGTGCGAGAACATCAAGGCGAATATCCGTCGGAATGGGCGGCGATTCAGTCGATTTCAGCTAAGTTTGGCTGTACTGCTGAAACGTTACGCCGCTGGCTGAGGCAAACACAAAAAACGAATGAAATCCGCCAAGATAGTGCTTCCAGTAGTGATTCGGAACGGATTAAGGCCCTGGAGCGAGAAGTTCGTGAATTACGCCAAGCTAATGAGATTCTGCGCAAGGCGTCCGCTTATT TTTGCGCAGGCGGAGCTCGACCGCCCGTTCAAACGATGAACGCCTTTATCGATGAACATCGCAAGGCTTATGGGGTCGAGCCAATCTGCAAAGTATTGCCGATTGCCCCATCGACGTATTATCGGCATGCGGCACGCACCGCCAATCCTGAATTGCGCTCAACTCGCGCCAAGCAGGACGAGGCACTCTGCCAGGAGATTCGCCGAGTTTGGGACGAAAGCTTCCAAAACTACGGCGCTCGTAAAGTTTGGATTCAGTTGAAGCGCGAAGGCTTGACGGTGGCCCGTTGTACCGTGGAGCGCCTGATGAAAAATCTGGGGCTTAAAGGCGTCAGGCGTGGCAAAACCATCAAGACCACGATCAGCGACGCCGATGCAGTATGCCCCTTGGATCGCGTGAACCGCCAATTCAATGCCGAGCGACCGAATGCTTTGTGGGTGGCGGATTTTACCTATGTCAAAACCTGGCAAGGCTTCGTCTATGTGGCTTTCGTTGTCGATGTGTTTGCCCGTTACATTGTCGGCTGGAAAGTCTCGTCCTCGGCGCATACCGATTTTGTATTGGATGCGCTGGAACAGGCGCTGCATGACCGGCAGCCCCAGCGAGACGGAAGCCTGATTCACCATAGCGATCGAGGGGTGCAGTACGTTTCGATCCGCTATACCGAACGACTGTCAGAAGCCGGCGTTGAGGCTTCGGTGGGCAGTGTGGGCGACTCTTATGACAATGCCCTGGCTGAAACCATCAATGGCTTGTATAAGGCCGAGCTGATTCATAAACAATCTTGGAAGAATCGCGAAGCCGTCGAACTCGCCACCTTGACCTGGGTTGACTGGTTTAACCATCAACGCTTGCTAGGACCGATTGGTAATATTCCGCCAGCCGAAGCCGAGGCCATGTATTATCAACAACTTTCCGAGTCCGCTAAGGCAGCATGA
- a CDS encoding antitoxin Xre/MbcA/ParS toxin-binding domain-containing protein: MATTGFLHQVISDEGFIAANTLAKVLHITQNDLAEVTGLSRDSVTKSARCKSRSTQARLRDTVEIINRVAEWSGGVGRAFAWFRSQPLPSFGDKTAEDLVKEGRAEAVKAYLARIADGGYA; this comes from the coding sequence ATGGCTACTACCGGTTTTCTGCATCAAGTCATTTCCGACGAGGGGTTTATTGCCGCCAATACCTTGGCCAAGGTATTGCATATCACGCAAAACGATCTGGCCGAAGTTACCGGCTTGTCCCGTGATTCCGTCACCAAAAGCGCCCGTTGTAAAAGCCGCTCCACGCAAGCACGCTTAAGAGATACTGTAGAGATCATCAATCGAGTAGCAGAGTGGTCAGGTGGTGTGGGACGGGCGTTTGCCTGGTTTCGCTCACAACCCTTGCCATCATTCGGCGATAAAACCGCAGAAGATCTAGTTAAGGAAGGCCGTGCTGAAGCGGTGAAAGCCTATTTAGCACGCATTGCCGATGGCGGTTACGCTTGA
- a CDS encoding type II toxin-antitoxin system RelE/ParE family toxin — protein sequence MKSLLESKSMSRLGGGVIKQRVARSSGGKSGGFRTLILFRISSLAFFVHGFAKNEQANIDDDELVALRKLAAVMLEYDDAALNCALANKTLIEVICDEKTIP from the coding sequence ATGAAATCCTTGTTAGAAAGCAAGAGTATGAGCCGCTTGGGCGGCGGGGTTATCAAGCAACGAGTTGCCCGTAGCAGTGGCGGCAAATCGGGCGGATTCCGCACCCTGATTTTGTTCCGCATCAGTTCATTGGCGTTTTTCGTGCATGGTTTTGCCAAAAACGAACAGGCCAACATAGATGATGATGAATTGGTCGCTTTACGGAAATTAGCGGCTGTCATGCTGGAGTATGACGATGCAGCACTGAACTGCGCATTGGCAAATAAGACATTGATAGAGGTAATCTGCGATGAAAAAACAATACCGTAG
- a CDS encoding type I restriction-modification system subunit M, whose protein sequence is MLDDIKRTLWAAADKLRANMDAAEYKHLVLGLIFVKYISDTFAARRAELTRRFTDESDEYFLHECDDEMLAEELEDRDYYKEVNVFWVPETARWEALRAAAKQADIGKRIDDALAIIETENPKLKGILDKRYARAHLPDGKLGELVDLVSTIGFGDDPGQARDVLGQVYEYFLGQFASAEGKKGGQFYTPASIVKTLVAVLAPHHGKVYDPCCGSGGMFVQSEKFIEAHGGKLGDVSIYGQESNPTTWRLAAMNLAIRGIDFNLGREPSDTFTRNQHPDLRADFILANPPFNISDWWHGSLEGDPRWVYGTPPQGNANYAWLQHMLYQLKANGRAGIVLANGSMSSSQNSEGDIRKAMVDADVVEVMIALPGQLFFNTQIPACLWFLAKQKTYRQGEMLFIDARKLGKMISRVQTEFTDEVIDRIAGTVAAWRGEAEAGEYQDTPGYCRSVTLAEIAEHGHVLTPGRYVGAEAVEDDDDAFADKMQTLTEKLGEQMAKGAELDQLIRQKLGGLGYEF, encoded by the coding sequence ATGCTGGACGACATTAAAAGGACTCTCTGGGCTGCCGCCGATAAGCTGCGAGCCAACATGGACGCCGCCGAATACAAACATCTGGTACTCGGCCTGATCTTCGTCAAATACATCTCCGATACCTTCGCCGCCCGCCGTGCCGAACTCACCCGGCGCTTTACCGATGAGAGTGACGAGTACTTCTTGCATGAATGCGACGACGAGATGCTGGCCGAGGAACTGGAAGACCGCGACTATTATAAAGAGGTCAATGTATTCTGGGTGCCGGAAACGGCGCGTTGGGAAGCTCTGCGTGCCGCCGCTAAGCAAGCCGACATCGGTAAACGCATCGACGACGCGCTGGCGATCATCGAAACCGAAAACCCCAAACTGAAAGGCATCCTGGATAAACGCTACGCCCGCGCTCATCTGCCGGACGGCAAGCTGGGTGAACTGGTCGATTTGGTTTCTACCATTGGCTTTGGCGACGATCCCGGCCAAGCCCGCGATGTGTTGGGACAAGTCTACGAATACTTCCTCGGCCAGTTCGCCAGCGCCGAAGGCAAGAAAGGCGGCCAGTTCTATACGCCCGCCAGCATCGTCAAAACCCTGGTTGCTGTTTTAGCCCCGCATCATGGCAAGGTGTACGACCCTTGCTGCGGTTCCGGCGGCATGTTCGTGCAATCGGAAAAGTTCATCGAAGCCCACGGCGGTAAGCTGGGCGATGTCTCGATCTACGGTCAGGAATCCAACCCCACCACTTGGCGTTTGGCGGCGATGAATCTGGCGATACGCGGCATCGACTTCAATCTGGGCCGCGAACCCAGTGACACCTTCACCCGCAACCAGCACCCGGATTTACGCGCCGATTTCATCCTCGCCAATCCGCCGTTCAACATCAGCGACTGGTGGCATGGCAGTCTGGAAGGCGACCCGCGTTGGGTCTACGGCACACCGCCTCAGGGCAACGCCAACTATGCTTGGTTGCAGCACATGCTGTATCAGCTCAAAGCAAACGGCCGCGCCGGTATCGTGCTGGCCAACGGCTCGATGAGTTCCAGCCAGAACAGCGAAGGCGACATTCGCAAAGCGATGGTTGATGCTGATGTGGTGGAAGTGATGATCGCCTTACCCGGTCAGCTGTTCTTCAATACTCAGATTCCGGCCTGCCTGTGGTTTTTAGCTAAACAGAAAACCTACCGCCAAGGCGAAATGCTGTTCATTGATGCCCGTAAGTTGGGCAAAATGATTAGCCGGGTACAGACGGAATTTACTGATGAAGTGATCGATAGAATTGCTGGCACGGTTGCGGCATGGCGAGGCGAAGCTGAGGCCGGAGAATATCAAGATACCCCTGGCTACTGCCGCAGCGTCACCCTGGCAGAAATCGCAGAACACGGCCATGTCCTCACCCCTGGCCGTTATGTCGGTGCCGAAGCAGTAGAAGATGACGACGATGCCTTTGCCGACAAGATGCAAACCCTCACCGAGAAGCTGGGCGAGCAGATGGCCAAAGGCGCGGAACTCGATCAATTGATCCGGCAGAAGTTGGGAGGGCTGGGGTATGAGTTCTGA
- a CDS encoding Fic family protein: MRSSGDYVISTTLGEPVRAFVPHPLPPSDPVLAVESYAALNHAAELALARLSGVSGLVPSVDWLLYSAIRKEALLTSQIEGTQATLTDLFDEEAGFAVSNTDDVEEVTNYLRAFRLVQDNLRAADGLPISIRLLCNAHHLLLNGARGTGKQPGELRRSQNWIGGTRPGNAAFVPPPAERVADLLADVERFIHATQPDDLPPLVKIALVHAQFETIHPFLDGNGRIGRLLIAALMEHWGLLPEPLMYLSGYLKQHQSEYYRRLSAIRNDGDWESWVSFFLEAVAVAATDAERGIVAIASLVAADRRRLLSAAKVGPASYRLFEILPMMPRFSIEQVRQKLNTTFPTATAAVKVLEELGIVVEFTGQKKNRSYSYQPYIELLTR; this comes from the coding sequence ATGCGCAGCAGCGGCGATTACGTTATTTCCACCACCTTGGGCGAGCCCGTGCGGGCGTTTGTCCCGCATCCGTTGCCGCCCAGCGATCCGGTTTTGGCTGTCGAAAGTTATGCCGCGCTGAACCATGCCGCCGAGCTGGCGTTGGCGCGGCTGTCAGGAGTGTCCGGACTGGTGCCGTCGGTGGATTGGCTGCTGTACAGTGCGATCCGCAAAGAGGCGTTGCTGACCTCGCAGATTGAAGGCACGCAAGCGACGCTGACCGACTTGTTCGATGAGGAAGCCGGCTTTGCCGTCAGCAATACCGACGATGTGGAGGAAGTAACCAACTATCTACGCGCCTTCCGCCTGGTGCAGGACAACTTACGTGCCGCCGATGGCTTGCCGATCAGCATCCGCTTGCTGTGCAATGCACACCATCTGCTGCTGAATGGGGCGAGAGGCACGGGAAAACAACCCGGCGAGTTGCGCCGTTCGCAAAACTGGATTGGCGGTACTCGGCCCGGCAATGCGGCGTTTGTACCGCCACCGGCGGAACGGGTCGCCGATTTGTTGGCCGATGTGGAACGCTTCATTCACGCCACTCAGCCGGATGATTTGCCGCCGTTGGTGAAGATTGCGCTGGTCCACGCCCAATTCGAAACCATCCACCCTTTTCTGGACGGCAACGGCCGGATTGGCCGCTTGCTGATTGCCGCCTTGATGGAGCACTGGGGCTTATTGCCCGAGCCCTTGATGTATCTCAGTGGCTACTTGAAACAACACCAAAGCGAGTATTACCGCCGTTTGTCGGCGATTCGTAACGATGGCGACTGGGAAAGCTGGGTGTCTTTCTTTTTGGAAGCGGTGGCCGTGGCGGCTACCGATGCTGAACGCGGCATTGTGGCGATTGCTAGTCTGGTAGCGGCAGATCGTCGTCGCTTGTTGAGCGCGGCAAAAGTCGGTCCGGCCAGTTATCGTTTGTTTGAGATACTGCCGATGATGCCACGCTTCAGCATTGAGCAGGTGCGCCAGAAACTGAACACCACCTTCCCAACGGCTACGGCGGCGGTCAAAGTCCTGGAGGAGTTGGGTATCGTTGTGGAATTTACCGGCCAGAAAAAAAACCGTAGTTACAGTTATCAGCCTTACATCGAGTTGCTGACGCGTTGA